One genomic segment of Accipiter gentilis chromosome 29, bAccGen1.1, whole genome shotgun sequence includes these proteins:
- the PMPCA gene encoding mitochondrial-processing peptidase subunit alpha, with protein MAVAMAWLRRGAWGPARRCGLAAGRSYSGGGAYPSVSLTCPLPGVPKAVFAAAEGRERFETRVTVLENGLRVASQNKFGQFCTVGLLINSGSRHEAKYLSGISHFLEKLAFSSTAQFGSKDEILLTLEKHGGICDCQASRDTIMYAVSADAKGLDTVVNLLADVALQPRLSDEEIEMTRTAIRFELEDLNMRPDPEPLLTEMIHAAAYRENTVGLNRFCPVENTDKIDREVLHSYLRNYYTPDRMVLAGVGIEHEQLVECAKKYLLGVEPVWGSGQTKDVDRSVAQYTGGIVKVEKDMSDVSLGPTPIPELTHIMIGLESCSFLEEDFIPFAVLNMMMGGGGSFSAGGPGKGMFTRLYLNVLNRHHWMYNATSYHHSYEDTGLLCIHASADPKQVREMVEIITREFILMAGAVGEVELERAKTQLKSMLMMNLESRPVIFEDVGRQVLATNTRKLPHELCALISQVKSTDIKRVVTKMLHKKPAVAALGDLTDLPTYEHIQAALSSKDGRLPRMYRLFR; from the exons ATGGCGGTCGCCATGGCATGGCTGCGGCGGGGCGCttggggcccggcccggcg GTGCGGGCTGGCGGCCGGCCGGAGCtacagcggcggcggcgcctacCCCAGCGTATCGCTGACCTGCCCGCTGCCCGGCGTGCCCAAGGCGGTCTTCGCGGCGGCCGAGGGCCGGGAGAGATTCGAAACTCGGGTGACGGTACTGGAGAACGGGCTGCGCGTCGCTTCTCAGAACAAATTCGGGCAGTTCTGCACCGTGGGCC TTCTTATAAATTCGGGATCAAGACATGAAGCCAAATACCTCAGTGGCATCTCTCACTTCTTGGAAAAACTGGCCTTCTCC TCCACAGCTCAGTTTGGCAGCAAAGATGAGATCCTTCTCACCTTAGAAAAGCACGGGGGCATTTGTGACTGCCAGGCGTCGAG GGACACCATAATGTATGCTGTTTCTGCTGATGCCAAAGGCCTGGACACAGTGGTCAACTTGCTGGCTGATGTAGCACTACAGCCCAGGTTATCAG ATGAAGAGATTGAGATGACTCGAACTGCTATACGATTTGAGCTTGAAGACTTGAATATGAGACCTGATCCAGAGCCTCTGCTCACAGAAATGATCCACGCG GCAGCCTACAGAGAAAATACAGTTGGACTGAACAGGTTCTGCCCAGTGGAAAACACTGACAAAATTGATCGAGAAGTCCTGCATTCATACCTGCGCAACTACTACACACCAGACAGGATGGTCCTTGCCGGGGTGGGAATTGAGCACGAGCAGTTAGTGGAGTGTGCGAAGAAATATCTGCTTGGAGTGGAGCCAGTGTGGGGCAGTGGGCAGACCAAGGACGTGGACAGATCTGTGGCTCAGTACACAGGAGGCATTGTCAAG GTTGAAAAAGATATGTCAGATGTGAGTCTGGGCCCTACTCCCATCCCAGAGCTTACCCACATCATGATTGGATTAGAAAGCTGCTCATTTTTA GAGGAAGATTTCATTCCCTTTGCTGTATTAAACATGATGATGGGAGGTGGTGGCTCTTTTTCAGCTGGAGGGCCTGGCAAGGGCATGTTCACCCGACTGTATCTCAATGTGCTCAACAG GCACCACTGGATGTATAACGCAACCTCTTACCACCACAGTTATGAGGATACAGGTCTCCTGTGTATACATGCCAGCGCAGATCCAAAACAG GTTCGAGAGATGGTGGAAATCATCACAAGAGAGTTCATTCTAATGGCAGGAGCAGTAGGAGAG GTAGAGCTTGAGCGAGCGAAGACGCAGCTGAAGTCCATGCTCATGATGAACCTCGAGTCTCGGCCAGTTATCTTTGAAGATGTGGGAAGGCAAGTGTTGGCAACAAACACAAGGAAGCTACCTCATGAGCTCTGTGCCCTGATCA gtcAGGTGAAATCTACTGATATCAAGAGAGTGGTCACTAAGATGCTTCATAAAAAACCAGCTGTGGCTGCACTGGGTGACTTAACAGATTTGCCCACTTATGAACACATCCAGGCAGCGCTTTCCAGCAAGGATGGGCGACTCCCTCGGATGTACCGGCTCTTTCGATAA
- the SNAPC4 gene encoding snRNA-activating protein complex subunit 4, producing MSRWPGPAGARRPSGAEAALSPGALDLNAEREKIRREIEELERSLEPGGAGIEVAVSDSSLSSDGGEDDDSDSHPEMEMEREDDSSDDDIESSLPQDPETCLQMNHVYQEVIQEKIEEVELLIAQNKEQQKEIMCELGGPKIAKAGDGRNLPANVFLGHFMKPYFKDKTTGIGPPSNEDAKEKAAQGIKSFEQLLSTKWKSREKTLLQKSVVSDRLQRLLQPKLLKMSYWNQKLEKVKTEMEKQILEKQIKEVEREIEAINQLPESDLLGNRFDEHDWEKISNIHFDGQRSAEELRKFWQNWEHPSINKKEWTEEEIERLKKIAAKHGYLDWQTIAQELGTHRTPFQCLQKYQVYNKDLKRKEWTKAEDQMLLELVQEMRVGSHIPYKKIAYYMEGRDSAQLIYRWTKSVDPSLKKGPWTPEEDAMLLAAVKKYGERDWYKIRTEVPGRSDAQCRDRYLKALHCDVKKGKWSLKEEEQLIELVQKHGLGHWSKIASELPHRTGSQCLSKWKLMIGSKKRSRPTKRRHVQESSSSSETSSEDIELDLADSSEEETTSKEECAFPSIDLWIPTRTNTQDSNKGRYQTPSLFCPVSADAKTSSSEVPGATCDGAEDRVADKSSELNTLLRGIARPHSTDIIVKNPAEVMNKASRCGKQVLRVTLENVRRVLRNNTCFQRKLQSKILKPSAAVLTKTSGVSTSVGQKLQGLQNITEKSYRQERERLRRMNLDRKLLMAVTPWVGNVLLPCTLQTGRMAFYQTKADSIQEKIKSVSLVSTPLFTLFIQLFQIDTNGCMKIIRERRLRQSELLRANARRPQQASQNMETSSGNSSQSCTQRNSRRGIPRNAVKRPVALKARDASAAVFESSAPAMQGGLPAQAQRQKPKTVSELLREKRLRESRAKKAMQRTVFVTPQMVVSGPLIIQHTPQQIIPSAQAGSKPAAVSCTNSQVQCAPAPLPAFSSVPGSASTAIVLESHSSSVPGTGESPVSSQGTELQSNKELKEQALESSLEGGFFPGMNPAAAEKVPNQGGCNGQVLPGSSASVVLQNQAFVPHQITVVPVGIESGTNKLSLSAPVTCELNSNGPQQRPVNLLPALVTPQSGSHLIPNSILPFTWVVTPQALLPTAVQTVVGVPQGLPSAAVRSQCQTTVTSNGNVSSLGVPPVPAGANTPHPSSTETKAPSAQLAEGVPLGKTANHSTILLPMTSASPGCTTSSVSSAAPACSDGFSKASDSSAAQTVLPPDAPALHAVLLPQTQLPASTQGSDSQCMSSLTSLGKSHDSITTNRSSSNPSIITKGIVLQPGDPVPHNNVPRNSDCFAAQASKNRPIASKPPTMQPADSPPQPTTSSAEKNLLDFSLISLEDEGLVKEWLNGKQGVQVPSLQTRLPYLPPFLCNLKTLSKLLLQKAALEEQAACLLPSDASQDEGTGVDLHAIKELVQQELGNNPAYLLLKARFLAAFTLPAVLATLPPPKVTTTLSASRKQYEESDEEEWQSEKEVSEEESCENELTGVRLDWTAGDEPGDKDADLLNQGMGAEENAAQSVSDSCTDVADASAPQIRRSARFRKRRRM from the exons ATGTCCCgctggccgggcccggccggggctCGCCGCCCCTCCGGCGCTGAGGCCGCGCTGTCCCCCGGAGCCCTGGACCTGAACGCGGAACGGGAGAAGATCCGGCGGGAGATCGAGGAGCTGGAGCGGAGCCtggagcccggcggggccggcatCGAGGTGGCCGTGTCCGATTCCAGCCTCAGCTCCG ACGGTGGTGAAGATGATGACTCGGATTCTCATCCTGAAATG gaaatggaaagagaagatgACAGTAGCGATGATGATATTGAAAGTAGTCTGCCACAGGATCCAGAAACATGTCTCCAGATGAACCATGTGTACCAGGAAGTTATCCAGGAAAAGATCGAGGAAGTCGAGCTTCTCATTGCACAAAACAAAGAACAGCAG AAGGAAATCATGTGCGAGCTTGGTGGTCCAAAAATAGCAAAGGCAGGAGATGGTAGAAATCTACCAGCGAATGTATTTTTGGGTCATTTTATGAAGCCATACTTTAAGGATAAAACAACAGGAATT GGCCCGCCTTCCAATGAAGATGCCAAGGAAAAAGCAGCTCAGGGCATAAAATCCTTTGAACAACTGCTGTCAACAAAGT ggaaaagcagagagaagacatTATTGCAGAAATCGGTAGTAAGTGACCGCTTGCAGCGCCTGCTTCAGCCAAAGTTACTGAA GATGAGTTATTGGAATCAGAAACTGGAGAAAGTCAAGACTGAAATGGAGAAACAGATCTtggaaaagcaaatcaaagaaGTGGAGCGAGAAATAGAGGCAATTAA CCAACTCCCAGAAAGTGACTTGTTGGGAAACAGATTTGATGAGCATGACTGGGAGAAAATTTCAAACATCCAT TTTGATGGACAACGTAGTGCAGAAGAACTGAGGAAGTTTTGGCAAAATTGGGAGCATCCAAGCATCAACAAAAAGGAATGGACTGAGGAGGAAATAGAGAGGCTAAAGAAGATAGCTGCTAAACATGGTTATCTGGACTGGCAGACTATAGCCCAGGAGTTGGGG ACACACAGGACACCTTTCCAGTGCTTGCAGAAGTATCAAGTCTATAACAAagatttgaaaaggaaagaatggACCAAAGCTGAAGATCAGATGCTTCTAGAGCTTGTTCAGGAGATGAGAGTAGGAAGTCATATCCCATACAAGAAAA TTGCTTATTACATGGAAGGAAGAGATTCTGCTCAGCTGATTTACCGATGGACGAAGAGCGTGGACCCCAGTTTGAAGAAAGGACCCTGGACACCAGAGGAAGATGCT ATGCTGTTGGCTGCAGTTAAGAAGTATGGAGAGCGTGACTGGTATAAAATTCGGACAGAAGTGCCAGGGAGGAGCGATGCTCAGTGCAGAGATCG gtaCTTAAAGGCATTGCACTGTGATGTAAAGAAAGGCAAGTGGAGCTTAAAGGAAGAGGAGCAGCTAATTGAACTGGTTCAAAAGCATGGCCTGG GTCACTGGAGTAAAATAGCTTCTGAATTGCCACATCGCACTGGCTCCCAATGTCTAAGCAAGTGGAAACTCATGATTGGGTCCAAG AAGAGATCTAGGCCAACAAAACGCCGACACGTGCAAGAGAGTTCCAGCTCTTCAGAGACTAGCAGTGAAGACATAGAACTGGACTTAGCAGACAGTTCAGAGGAGGAGACGACAAGCAAGGAGGAGTGTGCATTTCCCAGCATTGATTTGTGGATACCAACACGGACGAATACACAGGATTCAAACAAAGGAAGATACCAAACTCCGtcccttttctgtcctgtgaGTGCTGATGCAAAGACCAGTAGCAGTGAAGTTCCAGGTGCAACGTGTGACGGAGCCGAGGACAGAGTTGCTGATAAATCGTCAGAGTTGAACACCCTCCTAAGGGGCATTGCACGTCCACATTCAACAGACATCATTGTGAAGAATCCAGCAGAAGTAATGAACAAG GCTTCCAGATGTGGCAAGCAAGTGCTACGGGTTACCCTGGAGAATGTGAGAAGAGTATTAAGAAATAACACGTGCTTTCAGAGGAAACTT CAATCAAAGATACTAAAaccttctgctgctgttttaacAAAAACATCTGGAGTTAGTACATCTGTTGGGCAGAAGCTTCAGGGGCTGCAGAACATCACGGAGAAAAGTTACCGTCAAGAGAGAGAGCGTTTGAGAAGAATGAACCTTGACAGAAAGCTTCTAATGGCAGTAACGCCCTGGGTGGGCAATGTGCTACTGCCTTGCACCTTGCAAACTGGGAGGATGGCTTTTTATCAGACAAAAG CTGATTCTATTCAAGAGAAGATCAAGTCGGTCAGTCTCGTGAGCACTCCCCTGTTCACGCTTTTCATTCAG CTCTTTCAGATCGATACCAATGGCTGTATGAAGATTATACGTGAGAGAAGGCTAAGGCAGTCAGAGCTGCTTAGAGCTAATGCAAGAAGGCCTCAGCAG GCTTCCCAAAATATGGAGACTTCTTCAG GCAATTCATCACAATCTTGTACTCAGAGAAACTCCCGAAGGGGCATACCAAGGAATGCTGTCAAGAGACCTGTTGCCTTAAAAGCAAGGgatgcttctgctgctgtctttgAGAGCAGTGCGCCTGCCATGCAGGGAGGTCTTCCAGCCCAAGCGCAAAGGCAGAAGCCTAAAACTGTCTCAGAATTACTGAGAGAGAAGCGGCTAAGAGAATCCCGGGCTAAGAAAGCTATGCAGAGGACAGTATTTGTTACCCCACAGATGGTGGTTTCAGGGCCTCTGATAATCCAGCACACACCACAGCAAATCATTCCTTCTGCACAAGCAGGGAGCAAACCTGCAGCAGTTAGTTGTACGAATAGCCAAGTACAGTGTGCACCAGCTCCATTGCCAGCATTTAGCTCTGTTCCAGGTTCAGCTTCTACTGCTATTGTGCTTGAAAGCCATTCTTCATCAGTGCCAGGAACTGGGGAAAGCCCCGTTTCCTCACAAGGGACGGAACTACAATCCAATAAGGAACTAAAAGAGCAAGCTTTGGAAAGTAGCCTTGAAGGAGGGTTTTTTCCAGGCATGAatccagctgcagcagagaaagtcCCAAATCAGGGAGGGTGCAATGGTCAGGTCCTACCTGGTAGCTCAGCTTCAGTAGTGTTGCAAAACCAAGCTTTTGTGCCACATCAGATTACAGTGGTGCCTGTTGGCATTGAGTCTGGCACCAACAAATTGTCTCTTTCCGCACCAGTTACCTGTGAGCTAAATAGTAATGGGCCACAACAGAGGCCAGTCAATCTATTGCCTGCTCTTGTAACTCCACAAAGTGGTTCGCATTTGATTCCCAACAGCATACTGCCTTTCACGTGGGTCGTAACGCCACAGGCTTTGCTCCCCACTGCTGTACAAACTGTGGTCGGTGTTCCCCAAGGACTGCCATCTGCTGCTGTGAGAAGTCAATGTCAGACAACTGTGACTTCCAATGGCAATGTCTCTAGCTTAGGAGTGCCTCCTGTACCAGCTGGAGCAAATACGCCTCACCCCAGCAGTACAGAGACAAAAGCACCAAGTGCCCAGTTAGCAGAAGGAGTACCTTTGGGAAAGACAGCTAACCATTCCACAATTCTTTTACCTATGACCTCAGCGAGTCCTGGATGCACCACATCCAGCGTTTCTTCTGCAGCACCTGCATGTTCAGATGGCTTCTCCAAGGCTTCTGACTCCTCTGCAGCTCAGACTGTTCTTCCACCTGATGCACCAGCCCTGCATGCTGTGCTGCTGCCCCAAACACAGCTACCTGCAAGCACTCAAGGGTCTGATTCCCAATGCATGTCGAGTCTCACTAGCTTGGGAAAGAGCCATGACTCTATTACAACAAACAGATCATCTTCCAATCCAAGCATCATCACAAAAGGGATAGTGCTACAGCCAGGAGATCCAGTTCCCCATAACAATGTCCCAAGGAACTCTGATTGCTTTGCTGCACAAGCATCAAAAAATAGACCTATTGCCTCCAAACCTCCGACTATGCAGCCCGCTGACAGTCCACCCCAGCCAACCACTTCCAGTGCAGAAAAGAATCTACTTGACTTTAGCCTGATATCCCTTGAAGATGAGGGGCTAGTGAAGGAGTGGCTGAATGGGAAACAAGGTGTCCAGGTACCATCACTGCAAACCAGGTTGCCTTATTTGCCACCTTTTCTGTGCAACTTGAAAACCCTGTCAAAGCTacttctgcagaaagcagctctAGAAGAGCAAGCGGCATGTCTTCTGCCTTCTGATGCCAGTCAGGATGAGGGCACTGGGGTTGATTTGCATGCTATCAAAGAACTGGTGCAGCAGGAACTCGGCAATAACCCTGCTTACCTCCTACTGAAAGCCAGATTCTTAGCAGCCTTTACACTCCCAGCTGTACTAGCAACTCTGCCTCCTCCAAAAGTGACAACAACTCTGTCAGCCAGCAGGAAGCAATATGAAGAGAGCGACGAAGAGGAGTGGCAGAGTGAGAAGGAAGTGTCTGAGGAAGAGAGTTGTGAGAATGAATTAACAGGTGTACGGTTGGATTGGACAGCTGGTGATGAGCCTGGAGATAAAGATGCTGATTTACTAAATCAG GGCATGGGAGCTGAAGAGAATGCTGCACAGTCTGTTTCGGACTCCTGCACTGATGTGGCTGATGCCAGTGCTCCTCAAATCAGGAGAAGTGCCCGcttcaggaaaaggaggaggatgtGA
- the ENTR1 gene encoding endosome-associated-trafficking regulator 1: MAAGPGPAEPNPFSFREFVRSKARSCEEEGGAHQAARPGPSLGPLLFPDPAPLGEAEDDEEEEEWSGSYQPLVVEQAHLAVAGPASPSAGSFFSEGAGLAGSEAPSVACLGVPPGPGFHSLRQPSYEELKEENASLRSKINKLQIFSETQADKMRKLEKKLEENKIKEEKEAQDLEAMVQHVEQNLQLMTKRAVKAENNATKLKQENALLQVQLKNYKTENEALRSGQSASLAVVKQNADLALQNLLTVITNSRSSIKQLVSGAESLQLVADLLKSIDRISEVSEDRQ, encoded by the exons ATGGCGGCGGGTCCGGGTCCGGCCGAGCCCAACCCCTTCTCCTTCCGCGAGTTCGTCCGCAGCAAGGCGCGGAGCTGTGAGGAGGAGGGCGGTGCTCACCAG GCGGCACGGCCCGGCCCTAGCCTCGGCCCCCTCTTATTCCCGGATCCGGCGCCGCTCGGAGAGGCGGAggacgacgaggaggaggaggaatggagCGGGAGCTACCAGCCCTTGGTCGTGGAGCAGGCCCACCTCGCCGTCGCGGGCCCTGCCTCGCCCTCCGCCGGCTCCTTCTTCTCTGAGGGCGCGGGGCTGGCAGGCAGCGAGGCCCCGAGCGTAGCCTGCCTCGGAGTCCCCCCGGGGCCGGGTTTTCACTCCCTTCGGCAGCCCAGCTACGAGGAG ctgaaAGAAGAGAATGCCAGTTTGAGAAGCAAGATCAATAAGCTTCAGATTTTCTCTGAAACTCAAGCAGACAA GATGAGGAAGCTTGAAAAGAAGCTTGAGGAGaacaaaattaaagaagaaaaagaagcgcAAGATTTGGAAGCAATGGTGCAGCACGTGGAACAGAATCTCCAGCTGATGACT AAACGGGCtgttaaagcagaaaacaatgcTACAAAACTGAAACAGGAAAATGCGCTACTTCAG GTTCAGCTGAAGAATTACAAGACAGAGAATGAAGCCTTGAGGTCGGGCCAGTCGGCGAGTCTGGCTGTGGTGAAACAAAACGCAGACCTTGCCTTACAGAACCTTCTCACAGTTATAACAAACTCCCGGTCTTCGATCAA GCAGCTGGTCTCCGGAGCAGAATCGCTGCAGCTCGTCGCTGATCTCCTTAAATCAATAGACAGAATTTCTGAAGTGTCAGAAGACAGACAGTGA